In Thalassotalea sp. Sam97, a single window of DNA contains:
- a CDS encoding FGGY family carbohydrate kinase: MNQQQTNRYYLTVDFGSQSLRAQVFNAQGDCLAKITVGDFEYQRYQGGQVNQHVSWFYKTFVSAVKQLAMQLTPLSLSLTDIDKMTITCMRNTFIALDEQGKPVDKAIVWQDNKDAQRVPKLNVFYRTLFTIANLFYPLNKSIRQLQQQAAINKFCERVNDAHLRIDKVCLLGGYLHYQLTDDLVDSSASTISHLPLNFKSGTWQPLWHWYYQALAVKPKWLPRLCPSGAVIGRPTIAAQQQIGLSAGCDVIAGGADKVMEMLGSGCYRSGDVHISLGSAVSVSVLTDKFIGAKPFFPAFPFVVKGLYCTEIMLDYGMLVISDFIASYRAHLKRLCLTSKWNTAEHALTDASAGKYEISDSELLSDLDNRLLLGKLDAGYHFDLTGYAKSRNFNTNLQRINGYSQADLPVNETQYVYQYKAILDSLAEHIGIALERLKHRLKLSNINLYVSGGGANSCYLLTAIEQTAKATIAATCKDQAGCRGAAIFLAYQDHQYASLEQAIRAFKK, translated from the coding sequence ATGAATCAACAACAAACAAACAGATATTATTTAACCGTGGACTTTGGCAGTCAATCATTACGGGCACAGGTGTTTAATGCTCAAGGTGACTGTTTAGCAAAAATCACGGTTGGCGACTTTGAGTATCAGCGATACCAAGGCGGTCAAGTGAATCAACACGTGAGCTGGTTTTATAAGACATTTGTCAGCGCAGTTAAACAGCTTGCGATGCAACTCACGCCGTTATCTTTGTCATTAACCGACATTGATAAAATGACCATTACTTGCATGCGCAACACATTTATCGCGCTAGACGAACAAGGTAAGCCAGTTGATAAAGCCATTGTGTGGCAAGACAATAAAGATGCTCAGCGTGTGCCTAAGTTAAATGTTTTTTACCGAACATTATTCACCATTGCGAACCTCTTTTATCCACTGAATAAAAGCATACGACAATTACAGCAACAGGCGGCGATTAATAAATTTTGTGAGCGAGTCAATGATGCACATCTTCGCATTGATAAAGTCTGTTTATTAGGTGGCTATCTTCATTATCAGCTTACCGATGACTTAGTAGACAGCAGCGCCAGTACCATCAGTCACTTACCGTTAAACTTTAAATCCGGCACTTGGCAACCGTTATGGCACTGGTATTATCAAGCGCTTGCCGTTAAGCCAAAGTGGTTACCAAGACTTTGCCCAAGTGGCGCTGTGATTGGCCGCCCAACGATAGCCGCACAACAGCAAATCGGTTTATCGGCGGGGTGCGATGTTATAGCTGGTGGCGCGGATAAGGTAATGGAGATGTTGGGCAGTGGCTGCTATCGCTCAGGTGATGTTCATATTAGCTTGGGAAGTGCCGTGAGTGTCAGCGTGCTCACAGATAAATTTATTGGTGCAAAACCTTTTTTTCCGGCGTTTCCCTTTGTTGTTAAAGGTTTATATTGTACCGAAATCATGCTCGACTATGGCATGCTGGTGATTTCCGATTTTATCGCCAGCTATCGTGCACATTTAAAGCGCTTATGCTTAACCAGCAAATGGAATACCGCCGAACACGCGCTGACTGACGCCAGCGCCGGTAAATATGAAATCAGCGACAGTGAATTGCTTAGCGATTTAGATAATAGACTGCTCTTGGGTAAGCTAGATGCGGGTTATCACTTTGATTTAACAGGTTATGCTAAATCACGAAACTTTAACACAAACTTACAGCGAATCAATGGCTATAGCCAAGCAGACTTGCCGGTAAATGAGACGCAATATGTTTACCAATATAAAGCGATACTTGATTCACTTGCGGAGCATATTGGTATCGCTCTAGAACGTTTAAAGCACAGGCTTAAGCTGAGTAATATAAATTTATATGTTAGCGGTGGTGGTGCTAACAGCTGCTACTTATTAACCGCAATAGAGCAAACGGCTAAAGCAACTATCGCGGCTACCTGTAAAGATCAAGCCGGCTGTCGTGGTGCTGCGATATTTTTGGCATATCAAGATCATCAATACGCAAGCTTAGAACAAGCCATCAGAGCCTTTAAAAAGTAA
- a CDS encoding Nif3-like dinuclear metal center hexameric protein, whose product MKRQEFMQLLNSIMQPERIKDYCPNGLQVQGSDTVTKIVTGVTASKELIDAAIAHQADTIIVHHGYFWKNEPYPITGMKYRRIKALIDHNINLIAYHLPLDIHETLGNNVQLAKLLDIVDVQPLDDGNPLSVSLKGRYREAMPADKVANKISARLNRQCLHIAPSAADNDQPITTLAWCTGGGQGFIEQAAEQGIDAFITGEVSEQTTHIAREMGIHFFAAGHHATERYGVKALADYLQQQYQLDATFIDIDNPV is encoded by the coding sequence ATGAAACGACAAGAGTTTATGCAATTGCTAAACAGCATTATGCAACCAGAGCGCATTAAAGACTACTGCCCTAATGGTTTGCAGGTACAAGGTAGTGACACGGTAACAAAAATTGTTACCGGGGTAACCGCCTCTAAAGAGCTTATCGATGCGGCAATAGCCCACCAAGCGGATACTATTATTGTTCATCATGGTTACTTTTGGAAAAACGAACCATATCCAATTACCGGTATGAAATACCGTCGTATTAAAGCCTTGATTGATCATAACATCAACTTAATCGCTTACCACTTACCCTTGGATATTCACGAGACTTTAGGTAATAACGTCCAACTTGCAAAGCTGCTGGATATTGTTGATGTGCAGCCACTTGACGATGGCAACCCACTATCAGTGAGTTTAAAAGGCCGTTATCGAGAGGCGATGCCGGCCGATAAAGTCGCCAATAAAATCAGTGCGCGGTTAAATAGACAATGTCTGCATATCGCACCGAGTGCTGCAGACAATGACCAACCGATCACTACATTGGCCTGGTGTACCGGAGGGGGCCAAGGGTTCATTGAGCAAGCAGCAGAGCAGGGGATTGATGCCTTTATTACAGGCGAAGTATCCGAGCAAACAACGCATATTGCCAGAGAAATGGGTATCCACTTTTTTGCAGCGGGTCATCATGCAACAGAGCGTTATGGTGTAAAAGCACTTGCTGATTATTTGCAACAACAATATCAGTTGGATGCCACGTTTATTGATATTGATAATCCAGTGTAA
- a CDS encoding cytochrome b — MNKQQTNPTYSTLAKVLHWLTALTVFAMFAVGVWMVELDYYSSWYRTAPNYHKSVGILLALLVMFRLVYKTLKPRVQAIPSHSKLVKTTSRLVHYLLYLLLLMLFISGYLISTADGRGIEVFNWFMVPSLGELVANQEDIAGEVHEIIAYSLIALVILHALAAIKHHVFDKDETLKRML; from the coding sequence ATGAATAAGCAACAAACAAATCCTACCTATTCAACCCTTGCCAAAGTGCTGCATTGGCTCACCGCATTGACGGTTTTTGCCATGTTTGCTGTCGGTGTGTGGATGGTGGAGTTAGATTATTATTCAAGTTGGTATCGAACTGCACCAAATTATCACAAGAGCGTAGGTATTTTATTAGCGTTACTTGTTATGTTTCGTCTTGTTTATAAAACGTTAAAGCCGCGCGTGCAGGCGATACCTAGCCATAGCAAGCTTGTAAAAACGACCTCGCGACTGGTTCATTATCTATTGTACCTGCTGTTATTAATGTTATTTATTTCGGGTTACTTGATTTCAACTGCCGATGGTCGCGGTATTGAAGTGTTCAATTGGTTTATGGTGCCATCTCTAGGCGAGCTTGTGGCCAATCAAGAAGACATTGCCGGCGAGGTTCACGAGATTATTGCTTACAGCTTGATAGCGTTAGTGATATTGCATGCACTAGCCGCAATTAAGCATCACGTTTTTGATAAAGACGAGACCTTAAAACGTATGCTGTAA
- a CDS encoding YceI family protein codes for MKKTLLSGLLLGSMAMLPAHAADYQIDYQGAHASINFKVKHLGYSWLTGRFNKFDGQFSYDADNVEASKITVNIDTASVDSNHAERDKHLRNDDFLDVEKFSTASFVSKKVIDKGDNKLDIIGDLTLQGITKELIIEAEKIGEGEDPWGGYRAGFAGTTSIEMKDFGYKMDFGEIIFDLHIEGIRQ; via the coding sequence ATGAAAAAAACACTATTATCAGGACTTTTGTTAGGATCAATGGCTATGTTACCTGCGCATGCTGCAGATTATCAAATTGATTACCAGGGCGCGCATGCATCAATTAACTTTAAAGTGAAGCACTTAGGCTATAGCTGGCTTACTGGTCGCTTTAACAAGTTCGATGGTCAATTTAGCTATGATGCCGATAACGTAGAGGCGAGTAAAATTACCGTCAATATCGATACTGCGAGTGTTGACTCTAACCACGCAGAGCGTGATAAGCATTTGCGTAACGATGATTTTCTTGATGTCGAAAAGTTCTCTACAGCAAGCTTTGTCAGCAAAAAAGTGATTGATAAAGGCGATAACAAACTTGATATTATTGGCGATTTAACCTTGCAAGGCATTACCAAAGAGTTAATTATTGAAGCAGAAAAAATTGGTGAAGGTGAAGACCCATGGGGCGGTTATCGCGCAGGCTTTGCCGGTACCACATCGATTGAAATGAAAGACTTTGGTTATAAAATGGACTTTGGTGAGATCATTTTCGATTTGCATATTGAAGGCATCCGTCAATAA
- a CDS encoding GrpB family protein — MSIRVIQIVDYDPSWQTKFASEKLLLAQAIGSNAINIEHIGSTSVIGLSAKPVIDILIEVSSLTELDGANEKLEALGYKVKGENGISGRRYFQKGGNRRSHHVHAFQSNNLHLIRHIAFREYLIANPELASRYGTIKKQAASQCKNNINTYMALKNDFIEKHEKLAVEWFKNDQ, encoded by the coding sequence ATGAGTATTCGAGTGATTCAAATCGTTGACTACGATCCCAGTTGGCAGACAAAGTTTGCAAGTGAGAAGCTATTGCTAGCACAAGCGATTGGATCTAATGCAATAAACATTGAACATATTGGCAGCACATCAGTTATTGGTTTATCGGCAAAACCTGTTATTGATATTCTGATTGAAGTTTCAAGCTTAACAGAGCTCGATGGTGCTAACGAAAAACTTGAAGCACTCGGTTATAAAGTCAAAGGAGAAAATGGCATTTCTGGGCGTCGATATTTTCAAAAAGGGGGCAACCGGCGAAGTCATCACGTTCATGCATTTCAATCAAATAACTTACACCTGATCAGGCATATAGCGTTTAGGGAATACCTAATAGCGAACCCTGAATTGGCTTCAAGGTATGGCACAATAAAAAAACAAGCTGCGTCTCAGTGCAAAAACAATATAAATACGTATATGGCTCTAAAAAATGACTTTATCGAAAAGCATGAAAAATTAGCTGTTGAGTGGTTTAAAAACGACCAATGA
- a CDS encoding DUF885 family protein, with protein MITEVKLIEQPKLDVLGVVAESERINVNEVINQGSQDVFLYRPQMGQRLGVADKQTGVDTDENLNNYNRRQGLVFRAKMNEYGTLLSQASPQQDVHDEENRLLMADVFLRFAGSPDHDIGYIDANYGHLPFVINPITNPVVEAINLFEYKLDIKNMVNAELYLLLLSKMAQQIDQVKEHFVSEAQQGWLPPKTIIDASKSKLATFAEPQTDKHILYRQLQHKLDSSSLTKDEQQQLLQQAAKIISEKLQPAYQKIIDSLAHYRHEAPTAIGLSTQATGKELYQYVLVQQLNTNLDAEQIHQLGVTEVNRLTTDIDSILTRLGYVQGSVASRLKALATEARFATDSSNRHANTENKNTVLNDQSVAIEARNIVPLRGAETSEITDVVSLIADTNDKLHDYFNVDKELHLTISSVSEPIASIAPLINYQPAFIHGDRPANLVINKQKLSLLPAFRVSTMIHKQTVPGQHWQHHVQLQQTHVPNLRLLVPYQAFIQGWALYAERVAYKMGMYEHNPYGNLGRLQSELLASALLVIDTGIHSQQWDEDKAINYLIDQVGITRQEARQHVTYCIALPGQALAAKIGMLRIIGLRDYAKSVLNRRFNISTFHDMVLQNGALPLPMLDTYINYWISGE; from the coding sequence GTGATCACCGAAGTAAAACTCATTGAGCAACCCAAGCTTGATGTGCTGGGTGTTGTCGCCGAAAGTGAGCGAATTAACGTAAATGAAGTCATCAACCAAGGCAGTCAAGATGTATTCTTGTATCGACCGCAAATGGGCCAGCGCTTAGGTGTTGCCGATAAGCAAACAGGCGTCGACACCGATGAAAATTTGAATAATTACAATCGCAGGCAAGGGCTCGTATTTCGCGCGAAAATGAACGAATACGGCACATTACTGAGTCAGGCCAGTCCCCAACAAGACGTTCACGACGAAGAAAATCGGCTATTAATGGCAGATGTATTTTTACGCTTTGCTGGCTCACCTGATCACGATATTGGTTATATTGATGCCAATTACGGCCACTTGCCGTTTGTCATCAACCCTATAACCAACCCAGTCGTTGAAGCTATCAATCTATTTGAATATAAATTAGACATTAAAAATATGGTCAACGCAGAGCTTTATCTGTTGCTACTCTCAAAAATGGCGCAACAGATTGACCAAGTTAAAGAGCACTTTGTCAGCGAAGCACAGCAAGGTTGGTTACCACCAAAAACCATCATTGATGCGAGTAAAAGTAAGTTAGCTACCTTTGCCGAGCCGCAAACTGACAAACACATATTATACCGCCAACTGCAACATAAACTTGATAGCTCGTCGTTAACAAAGGACGAGCAACAGCAACTGTTACAACAAGCCGCTAAGATCATCAGCGAGAAATTGCAGCCGGCCTATCAGAAAATTATCGACTCGTTAGCTCACTACCGACATGAAGCGCCAACTGCTATTGGATTATCGACACAAGCAACTGGCAAAGAGCTTTACCAATATGTCCTTGTTCAGCAGTTAAACACCAACCTCGACGCTGAGCAAATACATCAATTAGGCGTCACCGAAGTTAACCGATTAACCACCGATATCGACTCCATCTTAACACGCTTAGGGTATGTACAAGGCAGTGTTGCAAGCAGACTTAAAGCACTTGCCACAGAAGCACGTTTTGCCACTGATTCCTCTAATCGTCATGCTAATACAGAAAATAAAAACACAGTTCTCAATGACCAATCAGTGGCGATTGAAGCTCGCAATATCGTGCCCCTAAGGGGCGCAGAAACAAGCGAAATAACTGACGTTGTCTCGTTAATTGCAGACACCAATGACAAGCTCCACGATTATTTTAACGTTGATAAGGAGCTACACTTAACCATTTCTTCTGTAAGTGAACCAATCGCTTCGATTGCTCCACTTATAAACTATCAGCCCGCGTTTATTCATGGTGATAGGCCTGCAAATCTAGTGATAAATAAACAAAAACTGAGCCTACTTCCAGCGTTTCGAGTATCGACAATGATACATAAGCAAACGGTTCCAGGGCAGCATTGGCAACATCACGTACAATTACAACAAACTCATGTACCTAACCTACGCCTGCTCGTCCCATACCAAGCGTTTATCCAAGGTTGGGCTCTGTATGCTGAGCGCGTTGCCTATAAAATGGGAATGTACGAGCATAACCCTTATGGCAATCTCGGTCGTCTACAGTCTGAGTTACTCGCATCGGCATTATTGGTTATTGACACTGGTATTCATTCGCAACAATGGGATGAAGATAAGGCGATAAACTATCTCATCGATCAGGTAGGAATTACGAGGCAAGAAGCGCGGCAACATGTGACATACTGCATCGCTTTGCCTGGTCAAGCACTGGCGGCAAAAATCGGTATGCTGCGAATTATCGGCCTTCGCGATTACGCAAAAAGCGTATTAAATCGACGTTTTAATATCAGTACCTTTCATGACATGGTGCTGCAAAACGGTGCGCTACCTTTACCCATGTTGGATACCTACATTAACTACTGGATAAGCGGTGAATGA
- a CDS encoding M48 family metallopeptidase, with amino-acid sequence MNLTVTKLALSVALIAVLSSCAKSSTGRNQLLLHSSDDLDKMGIQSFAQMKQQIPISKDAKVNEFVMCVADAITPNVNSSVHQGDWEVVVFDSEQINAFALPGGKIGVYTGILNVTEDADQLAAIIGHEVGHVIEQHSNERLSSNQMSQIGLVVAGVAMSASDVDNSALILAGLGLGVQYGIIMPYGRAHETEADIVGQKLMAESGFNPQAAVKLWENMGKVSKSAPPEFFSTHPSHGTRINNLSKNLAVTEPIYAAQTNRPSCPKPTIPTPKKAAS; translated from the coding sequence ATGAACTTGACCGTTACAAAACTTGCTTTATCAGTGGCACTTATTGCTGTGCTGAGCTCCTGTGCAAAGTCGTCTACTGGGCGTAATCAACTTTTACTGCATTCATCAGATGATCTAGACAAAATGGGAATTCAGTCGTTTGCACAGATGAAACAACAAATTCCAATCAGCAAAGATGCCAAGGTTAACGAATTTGTGATGTGTGTGGCTGATGCAATAACGCCTAATGTTAATTCATCAGTACACCAAGGCGATTGGGAGGTTGTGGTCTTTGATTCGGAACAAATCAATGCATTTGCCTTACCCGGAGGTAAAATAGGCGTTTACACCGGTATTTTAAATGTGACTGAAGATGCCGACCAATTAGCCGCTATCATAGGTCATGAAGTTGGTCATGTGATTGAACAACATTCCAATGAACGGTTATCGTCAAATCAAATGTCACAAATTGGTTTGGTGGTAGCCGGTGTGGCAATGAGTGCAAGCGATGTGGATAATAGCGCCTTGATTTTAGCTGGGTTAGGACTTGGCGTGCAATACGGTATTATTATGCCGTACGGTCGTGCTCATGAAACCGAAGCGGATATTGTTGGTCAAAAGCTGATGGCGGAATCAGGGTTTAACCCGCAAGCGGCGGTAAAACTATGGGAAAACATGGGCAAAGTATCAAAAAGTGCACCGCCGGAGTTTTTTTCAACCCACCCATCGCACGGCACCCGAATTAATAACTTAAGTAAAAACTTAGCTGTTACTGAGCCTATTTATGCTGCTCAAACGAATCGTCCTTCATGTCCAAAGCCGACAATTCCTACACCTAAGAAAGCGGCATCGTAA
- a CDS encoding FKBP-type peptidyl-prolyl cis-trans isomerase yields the protein MSEFTSIEQRVSYGVGRQLGDQLRNNPFKEFDVAAVQAGIADALAGAASQVSQEDLQEAFTVVSKKLQEQEAELAKELAAEGEAYLAKNAEREEVTVTESGLQFEVLVEGDGEMPTAASTVRTHYHGTFIDGKVFDSSYDRGQPAEFPVQGVIAGWTEALQMMKVGSKYRLHVPYNLAYGERGSQGAIPPYATLVFDVELLAIL from the coding sequence ATGTCAGAATTTACTTCAATTGAACAACGCGTAAGTTACGGCGTAGGTCGTCAGTTAGGTGACCAATTACGTAACAACCCATTTAAAGAATTTGATGTAGCTGCTGTACAAGCAGGTATTGCTGATGCATTAGCTGGTGCTGCTAGCCAAGTAAGCCAAGAAGACTTACAAGAAGCATTTACTGTTGTATCTAAAAAATTGCAAGAGCAAGAAGCTGAATTAGCAAAAGAGCTTGCTGCAGAGGGTGAAGCTTACCTTGCGAAAAACGCTGAGCGTGAAGAAGTAACAGTGACAGAATCTGGTCTTCAATTTGAAGTACTTGTTGAAGGTGACGGCGAAATGCCAACAGCTGCGAGCACGGTTCGCACTCACTACCACGGTACTTTTATCGACGGTAAAGTGTTTGATTCATCATATGATCGTGGTCAACCAGCTGAGTTCCCAGTGCAAGGCGTAATTGCTGGCTGGACTGAAGCTCTGCAAATGATGAAAGTAGGTTCTAAGTACCGTCTACACGTACCATACAACCTAGCATACGGCGAGCGTGGCTCTCAAGGCGCGATCCCTCCATACGCAACGTTGGTATTTGACGTTGAGTTATTAGCTATTTTGTAG
- the dapB gene encoding 4-hydroxy-tetrahydrodipicolinate reductase, whose amino-acid sequence MMIKVAILGCAGRMGRNLLQAAIEDKSIELVGGTVRADNSLIGVDAGELCGLGKQNAPISSDINDLGAADVFIDFTSIESTKQHISWCNQHQKALVIGTTGFSDSEVQHLQQSALDIAVVLAPNTSIGVNLLFKLAQMAAQVVGDDSDIEILEAHHRFKKDAPSGTAVKLGQVIADTLDRDLNEVAVYGREGITSERDKHTIGFATVRAGDIVGEHTALFANLGERLELTHKATSRMTFALGAMRAAKWLAQADIGFYDMQDVLGLK is encoded by the coding sequence ATAATGATAAAAGTTGCTATTTTAGGCTGCGCTGGCCGCATGGGCCGCAATCTGTTGCAAGCCGCAATCGAAGATAAAAGCATTGAACTTGTTGGTGGAACCGTACGAGCAGATAATAGCTTGATTGGCGTCGATGCCGGTGAATTATGTGGTTTAGGCAAACAAAATGCACCTATTAGCTCAGATATTAATGACTTAGGTGCTGCCGATGTATTTATAGACTTTACCAGCATAGAGTCTACCAAACAGCACATATCATGGTGTAATCAGCACCAGAAAGCCCTTGTGATTGGCACCACTGGATTTAGTGATAGCGAAGTTCAGCACTTACAACAGTCTGCCTTGGATATTGCTGTTGTACTTGCGCCCAATACCAGTATCGGCGTCAACCTACTCTTTAAATTAGCGCAAATGGCTGCCCAAGTGGTGGGCGATGATAGTGATATCGAAATCTTAGAAGCGCATCATCGCTTTAAAAAAGATGCACCGTCTGGTACCGCAGTGAAACTCGGTCAAGTGATTGCCGATACCTTAGACAGGGATCTAAACGAGGTCGCTGTTTATGGTCGTGAAGGTATTACATCGGAGCGAGATAAACATACCATCGGTTTTGCTACGGTGCGGGCAGGCGATATCGTCGGTGAACATACTGCTTTATTTGCCAATTTAGGCGAGCGTCTTGAATTAACGCATAAGGCCACATCAAGAATGACCTTTGCTTTAGGGGCAATGCGCGCGGCTAAATGGCTCGCCCAAGCTGACATTGGCTTTTACGATATGCAAGATGTACTAGGCCTTAAATAA
- the carA gene encoding glutamine-hydrolyzing carbamoyl-phosphate synthase small subunit: MTKSAILVLEDGTVFKGTAIGATGTSVGEVVFNTAMTGYQEILTDPSYAEQIVTLTYPHIGNVGTNSEDEESGDIVAKGLIIRDLPLLTSNFRSEKSLTEYLVDNNILGIADIDTRKLTRILREKGAQNGCIMAGDDLDEATALEKAKAFPGLKGMDLAKVVSTKDAYEWTEGSWQLGKGHVTPETFKHHVVAYDFGAKRNILRMLVDRGCKLTVVPAQTPAEDVLAMNPDGIFLSNGPGDPEPCDYAINAIKSFLETDIPVFGICLGHQLLGLASGAQTVKMKFGHHGANHPVKDLDNNVVMITSQNHGFAVDEDTLPENLKATHKSLFDGSLQGIHRTDKPAFSFQGHPEASPGPHDAAPLFDHFIELIEQRK, translated from the coding sequence TTGACTAAATCTGCCATTTTAGTGCTCGAAGACGGCACGGTATTTAAAGGGACAGCCATAGGTGCGACAGGCACGTCAGTGGGTGAAGTTGTATTTAATACAGCGATGACAGGCTATCAAGAAATTCTTACCGACCCTTCTTACGCAGAACAGATAGTCACTTTGACATATCCGCATATTGGTAACGTAGGTACCAATAGCGAAGACGAAGAATCAGGTGATATTGTTGCAAAAGGCCTGATCATTCGTGATTTACCATTGTTAACCAGTAACTTCCGTAGCGAAAAGTCGCTAACGGAATACTTAGTTGATAATAACATCCTAGGTATCGCCGACATTGATACCCGTAAGTTAACCCGAATTCTACGTGAAAAGGGTGCGCAAAACGGTTGTATCATGGCGGGTGATGATCTAGACGAAGCTACAGCTTTAGAAAAAGCCAAAGCATTCCCTGGTTTAAAAGGCATGGACTTGGCCAAAGTTGTTAGTACCAAAGACGCGTATGAATGGACAGAAGGTAGCTGGCAGCTTGGTAAAGGCCATGTGACGCCTGAAACGTTTAAACATCACGTTGTGGCTTATGACTTTGGTGCTAAGCGCAACATCTTACGCATGTTAGTTGACCGTGGTTGTAAGTTAACGGTTGTACCAGCACAAACACCAGCTGAAGATGTTTTAGCGATGAATCCTGATGGTATCTTCTTATCAAATGGCCCTGGCGATCCGGAGCCGTGTGATTATGCGATTAATGCCATCAAATCATTCCTAGAAACGGATATCCCGGTATTTGGTATTTGTTTAGGTCACCAATTATTAGGCTTAGCAAGTGGCGCACAAACTGTAAAAATGAAGTTTGGTCACCACGGTGCGAACCACCCAGTAAAAGATTTAGACAATAACGTGGTGATGATCACCTCACAAAACCACGGTTTTGCAGTTGATGAAGACACCTTACCTGAGAACCTAAAAGCGACTCACAAATCGCTATTTGATGGTTCATTACAAGGTATCCACCGTACAGATAAGCCTGCGTTTAGTTTCCAAGGCCACCCAGAAGCGAGCCCTGGTCCACACGATGCAGCGCCATTGTTCGATCACTTCATCGAACTTATTGAACAACGTAAATAA